In the genome of Fuerstiella sp., one region contains:
- the ffh gene encoding signal recognition particle protein, which translates to MFEGITAGLTDAFSAFRGTGKITESNIRDGMKQVRQALLEADVAYDIAQDFVQRMTAQAVGEEVLKALRPDEQVVGIVHQGLIDLMGPVDHSLAIKRSGVSVIMMCGLQGSGKTTTCGKLARMLKESDQPPMLVAADLQRPAAIEQLKVIGEQVGCAVYAEDPAKSDPIQVCRNGVKEAKRQGLKVVILDTAGRLGIDEELMKELQRIDSRVGPDQCLFVCDAMTGQDAVNSANAFNEALELDGVILTKLDGDTRGGAALSVKAVTGVPIKYVGVGEQLDRLEEFHPDRMAGRILGMGDVLSLVEKAQREFDEEEMLAQQQKMQEGKFTLDDFRKQMGQIKKLGTMGEVMKMIPGMGKMVDQMGDMNPEDDMRRIEGIINSMTLDERSNPDRIDRSRRHRIADGSGVEASDVNKLLKDFQSMSKLMQDMSGMGLRDRMKAVKQLTDQGMMDPNADLRERKTRSKRGPLDAVAAREKKKNKRKDAKRAKKRNRRR; encoded by the coding sequence GTGTTTGAAGGAATCACAGCAGGGCTGACAGACGCGTTTTCGGCTTTCCGCGGTACCGGAAAGATTACCGAATCCAACATCCGTGATGGCATGAAGCAGGTCCGACAGGCTCTGCTGGAAGCCGACGTTGCCTACGATATTGCCCAGGATTTTGTGCAGCGGATGACCGCCCAGGCTGTCGGAGAGGAGGTCCTCAAGGCCCTGCGCCCTGACGAACAGGTTGTGGGAATCGTCCATCAGGGACTGATCGACCTGATGGGCCCGGTGGATCATTCTCTGGCAATCAAGCGCAGTGGTGTCAGCGTCATCATGATGTGCGGGTTGCAGGGAAGCGGGAAAACCACGACCTGCGGCAAGCTGGCCAGGATGCTCAAAGAAAGCGATCAGCCGCCGATGCTGGTTGCCGCAGACCTTCAGCGTCCGGCTGCGATCGAACAATTGAAGGTGATTGGAGAACAGGTTGGCTGTGCGGTGTATGCCGAAGATCCGGCCAAAAGCGATCCCATCCAGGTTTGCCGCAACGGGGTTAAAGAAGCGAAGCGGCAGGGACTGAAAGTTGTCATTCTGGATACGGCCGGCCGACTGGGGATCGACGAGGAGCTGATGAAGGAGCTGCAGCGGATTGATTCGCGTGTCGGTCCGGATCAGTGTTTGTTCGTTTGCGACGCCATGACCGGTCAGGACGCTGTGAACAGCGCCAATGCATTCAATGAGGCTCTGGAATTAGACGGTGTCATTCTCACCAAGCTCGACGGGGATACCCGAGGCGGCGCGGCACTGAGCGTCAAAGCGGTGACTGGTGTGCCCATCAAATATGTGGGCGTGGGGGAACAGCTGGATCGACTGGAAGAATTCCACCCTGACCGGATGGCCGGTCGGATTCTGGGCATGGGCGATGTGTTGTCCCTGGTCGAGAAGGCTCAGCGGGAATTTGATGAAGAAGAGATGCTTGCCCAGCAGCAAAAGATGCAGGAGGGCAAGTTCACTCTGGATGACTTCCGTAAGCAGATGGGCCAGATCAAAAAGCTGGGCACTATGGGGGAAGTCATGAAAATGATTCCCGGCATGGGCAAGATGGTCGATCAGATGGGAGATATGAACCCGGAAGACGACATGCGGAGGATTGAAGGGATTATCAATTCGATGACACTGGACGAGCGCAGTAATCCTGACAGGATTGACCGCAGCCGTCGCCATCGTATTGCGGACGGAAGCGGAGTTGAGGCGTCGGACGTGAACAAGCTGCTTAAGGACTTTCAGTCCATGAGCAAGCTGATGCAGGATATGTCCGGCATGGGGTTACGGGACCGCATGAAGGCTGTCAAACAGCTGACTGATCAGGGCATGATGGATCCGAACGCAGACCTGCGGGAAAGGAAGACCCGCAGCAAACGCGGGCCATTGGATGCTGTTGCTGCCAGAGAAAAGAAGAAAAATAAGCGGAAAGACGCGAAAAGGGCGAAAAAACGTAACCGAAGAAGGTAA
- a CDS encoding aminotransferase class I/II-fold pyridoxal phosphate-dependent enzyme: protein MRSESDVLFEDSPFAIPVADRVNRLPPYMFGAINQRKYQLRVEGVDVIDLGMGNPTDPPDPLIVHKIEEALEDSRNHRYSVSNGISNLRKEVAKRYWKRYGVRLNPDDEVLACIGSKEGFSHMCMALMGPGDTAIVPSPSFPVHVYAVMLASGNVITLDTRDPQNFLRNVAYTCENLFPKPRVVIVNFPHNPTATVIEQDFYIDLVRLAKKYGFLVISDFAYADICYDGYVAPSFLATPGAIDVGVEFTSMSKSYSMAGWRIGYCCGNQEMVRALATIKGYYDYGIFQPIQIAAIVAMRHCDAAVESITREYQHRRDTLCEALGRLGWNVPPPKAGMFVWTEMPEEWREMGSIEFAMKLLNEGGVAVSPGRGFGEDGENCLRLAIVENTQRLRQAARQIDKCLTRPETDSPV, encoded by the coding sequence ATGCGCAGCGAATCTGATGTTCTGTTTGAAGACAGCCCGTTTGCGATCCCTGTCGCGGATCGCGTCAACCGACTGCCACCATACATGTTCGGAGCCATCAATCAGCGCAAATACCAGCTGCGAGTGGAAGGTGTCGATGTTATTGACCTTGGAATGGGGAATCCCACTGATCCTCCTGATCCGCTGATAGTTCATAAGATCGAGGAAGCACTTGAGGATTCGCGTAACCACCGTTACTCGGTCAGTAACGGGATCAGCAACCTCCGCAAAGAAGTGGCCAAACGTTACTGGAAACGCTACGGCGTGCGGCTGAACCCCGATGACGAAGTGCTGGCCTGTATCGGTTCCAAAGAAGGCTTCAGCCACATGTGCATGGCGCTCATGGGGCCTGGTGATACGGCGATTGTCCCCTCCCCGTCGTTCCCCGTTCATGTTTATGCCGTAATGCTGGCATCCGGCAATGTGATTACTCTGGATACCCGTGACCCGCAAAATTTTCTGCGCAATGTGGCCTACACCTGTGAAAACCTGTTTCCTAAACCAAGAGTCGTCATCGTCAATTTTCCCCACAATCCGACAGCCACGGTCATCGAACAGGATTTCTACATTGACCTCGTCAGGCTCGCAAAGAAATACGGCTTTCTGGTGATCAGCGACTTTGCATACGCCGACATTTGCTACGACGGATACGTAGCTCCCAGCTTTTTGGCGACTCCGGGTGCCATTGACGTTGGAGTCGAATTCACCTCGATGAGCAAAAGCTACAGCATGGCCGGCTGGAGAATCGGCTACTGCTGTGGCAATCAGGAAATGGTGCGTGCCCTGGCTACGATCAAAGGCTATTACGACTACGGCATATTTCAGCCAATTCAGATCGCGGCGATCGTGGCCATGAGACACTGCGATGCTGCCGTGGAAAGCATCACCCGCGAATATCAGCATCGCCGTGACACTCTGTGCGAAGCCCTGGGCCGTCTGGGCTGGAATGTCCCGCCCCCGAAGGCCGGAATGTTCGTCTGGACAGAAATGCCGGAAGAATGGCGAGAAATGGGATCGATTGAATTTGCGATGAAACTGCTCAACGAAGGCGGAGTAGCCGTCAGTCCTGGCCGAGGTTTTGGTGAAGACGGAGAAAACTGCCTGCGACTGGCCATTGTGGAAAACACACAGCGGCTCCGTCAGGCCGCGCGACAGATTGACAAATGTCTGACCAGGCCGGAAACCGATTCCCCCGTATGA
- a CDS encoding aspartate 1-decarboxylase yields the protein MIRRLLKSKIHRATVTEADLNYEGSVTIDERLMLAAGIVDYEQVDIYDITNGNRLTTYVIRGQAGSGVICLNGAAARLIGVGDLVIIVSYADFHENEIPGHQPVVIVVDENNRPCR from the coding sequence ATGATTCGTCGTCTGCTCAAATCCAAAATCCATCGTGCTACTGTCACTGAAGCTGATCTCAACTATGAAGGCAGCGTCACGATCGACGAGCGTCTGATGCTGGCCGCCGGAATAGTCGACTATGAGCAGGTTGATATTTATGACATTACCAACGGCAATCGACTGACTACATATGTGATCAGGGGGCAGGCAGGGTCCGGAGTGATCTGTCTGAACGGAGCCGCTGCCAGACTGATCGGAGTCGGAGACCTTGTGATTATCGTTAGTTATGCCGACTTCCACGAGAATGAGATACCTGGCCACCAGCCGGTCGTTATTGTGGTGGACGAGAATAACCGGCCTTGCCGCTGA
- the pheT gene encoding phenylalanine--tRNA ligase subunit beta, producing MIVSHNWLAEYITLPDSVDDLTDRLTMSGLNLEGLQPVGDDLAIDLEVTSNRPDCLGHIGVAREVAALFNTPLSIPAAEVAESKDACSSAASVRIDCPDLCHEYHARVIQGVSIGPSPDWLRDRLAAAGISSVNNVVDVTNYVMLECGQPLHAFDFDQLNGSSVIVRQALDGEKITAIDQRDYLLPAEACVIADEVGPVAVAGVMGGLETEISDGTTNVLIEVASFDPVSVRSTARTLKLHSPSSYRFERRVNRQNMDWASRRCCELILQTAGGQLLAGSVVAGDRKPKSVQPVTLRFHQIRRLLGMEIPADECVSILSRLGLECTDQSETEASFLIPDWRLDITRECDLIEEVARIHGYDRIPDDAMLPVTATSRSRREQTGDRIRSHLTACGFFEALTLSFVSEATQLLFRPRGDRPVVAVDHSTRSLENQLRQSLVPSLLQCRRQNERTGTPNAELFEVARVYLSAGDGKPEREAEPMTVGMVSGRDFLGLKGVVETLVRDLIPGSLLTTQPSDVRGLADGRGAQLTLNGQPLGYMGELDRSAADQLGLQSGVSVAELDVMLLEELYEPHRRSTPPPRFPGISRDLNFVLAETVNWAELADVAQAAGGNLLTSVSFGGQYRGSQIDAGCKSYVLSAGFRAPDRTLTADEVDAAVGNIVTACQEKLEAQLR from the coding sequence ATGATTGTCAGTCATAACTGGCTTGCTGAATATATAACTCTTCCCGATTCGGTCGACGATCTTACGGATCGCCTGACGATGTCGGGTCTGAATCTCGAAGGCCTGCAGCCGGTGGGCGATGATCTGGCGATTGATCTGGAAGTCACCAGCAATCGCCCGGACTGTCTTGGGCATATCGGTGTTGCCCGGGAAGTTGCTGCATTGTTCAACACGCCGCTCAGCATTCCTGCGGCTGAGGTGGCGGAGTCCAAAGATGCCTGCTCAAGTGCCGCTTCCGTACGGATCGACTGTCCGGACTTGTGTCACGAATATCATGCTCGTGTGATTCAGGGAGTCAGCATCGGCCCCAGTCCGGACTGGTTGCGAGATCGGCTGGCGGCTGCCGGGATCAGCAGTGTCAACAATGTGGTCGACGTGACGAACTATGTGATGCTGGAATGCGGTCAGCCGCTGCATGCTTTTGATTTCGATCAGCTCAACGGGTCATCGGTGATCGTACGACAGGCCCTCGACGGTGAAAAAATCACGGCGATCGATCAGCGTGATTATCTGCTGCCGGCTGAGGCCTGTGTGATCGCGGATGAAGTGGGACCGGTGGCGGTTGCGGGTGTGATGGGCGGATTGGAAACCGAAATTTCAGACGGCACGACCAATGTCCTGATTGAAGTGGCGTCTTTTGACCCGGTGTCCGTTCGGTCAACGGCACGGACACTTAAACTGCACAGCCCGTCCTCGTATCGGTTTGAACGTCGCGTCAATCGGCAAAATATGGACTGGGCCTCTCGTCGCTGCTGCGAACTTATACTGCAGACTGCCGGCGGGCAGCTGTTAGCAGGTTCGGTGGTTGCCGGAGACCGTAAACCAAAGTCTGTCCAGCCGGTTACTTTGCGATTCCATCAAATCAGGCGGTTGCTGGGCATGGAAATCCCTGCTGATGAGTGTGTTTCGATTCTCAGTCGTCTGGGACTGGAATGCACGGATCAGTCGGAGACCGAAGCTTCGTTCCTCATTCCTGACTGGCGACTGGACATCACCCGCGAATGCGACCTGATCGAAGAAGTGGCCAGAATTCACGGTTACGACCGGATACCGGATGACGCCATGCTGCCGGTCACGGCGACGTCTCGCAGTCGGCGCGAACAGACAGGGGACCGAATTCGTTCGCACCTGACAGCCTGTGGTTTTTTTGAGGCGCTGACGCTATCGTTTGTCAGTGAGGCGACTCAGCTGCTGTTTCGCCCGCGAGGAGATCGACCCGTTGTGGCGGTCGATCATTCCACCCGGAGTCTGGAAAATCAGCTGCGGCAGAGTCTGGTGCCCAGTTTACTGCAGTGTCGTCGCCAGAACGAACGGACTGGCACCCCGAATGCGGAGTTGTTTGAGGTGGCTCGGGTTTACCTTTCGGCCGGGGATGGAAAACCCGAACGGGAAGCAGAACCCATGACGGTGGGAATGGTGAGTGGTCGGGATTTCCTGGGGCTGAAGGGTGTTGTGGAGACGCTGGTGCGGGATTTGATTCCAGGGAGTTTGCTGACCACTCAGCCGAGCGATGTCCGGGGGCTGGCTGACGGACGGGGCGCACAACTGACTCTGAACGGGCAACCACTTGGTTATATGGGAGAACTGGACCGGTCCGCCGCTGATCAGCTGGGATTACAGAGCGGCGTTTCCGTGGCCGAACTCGACGTGATGCTGCTGGAAGAACTGTATGAGCCGCATCGTCGTTCAACGCCACCTCCTCGATTTCCCGGGATTTCGCGGGATTTGAATTTTGTGCTGGCGGAAACGGTGAACTGGGCTGAACTGGCTGACGTGGCTCAGGCTGCCGGTGGTAACCTGTTAACCAGCGTGTCATTTGGTGGTCAATACCGTGGAAGTCAGATTGATGCCGGCTGTAAATCCTATGTACTGAGTGCCGGTTTTCGGGCTCCCGACCGGACTCTCACTGCTGACGAAGTTGATGCAGCCGTTGGGAACATTGTCACTGCCTGTCAGGAAAAGCTTGAAGCTCAGTTGCGATGA
- the pyrE gene encoding orotate phosphoribosyltransferase — protein sequence MYNRTRLMELICERALQFGDFTLASGQKSSYYLDGKQVTLHAEGLLQISEGILSLLRGVDCSGFGGMSIGADPIVGGVLTAAAAQNMELRGFLVRREAKGHGTKKYVEGPVQPGDRVVIVDDVVTTGGSSLEAVDRVEDFGCKVVHAIGIVDRLQGGQEAFEARGIPFSTLFTVQDFGIEVPPR from the coding sequence ATGTACAATCGCACACGACTCATGGAACTGATTTGCGAGCGTGCTCTGCAGTTCGGTGATTTCACTCTGGCGTCCGGCCAAAAATCTTCGTACTACCTGGACGGAAAGCAGGTGACCCTGCATGCCGAAGGTCTTCTGCAGATTTCTGAGGGAATCCTGAGCCTTTTGCGTGGTGTTGATTGTTCCGGATTTGGTGGAATGTCGATTGGCGCCGATCCGATTGTCGGTGGAGTCCTCACCGCTGCTGCCGCGCAGAATATGGAACTGCGTGGATTTTTGGTACGCAGGGAAGCCAAGGGACACGGTACTAAAAAATATGTCGAAGGGCCTGTGCAGCCGGGTGACCGGGTGGTGATTGTTGATGACGTGGTGACCACCGGCGGCAGTTCGCTGGAGGCCGTGGACCGAGTCGAGGACTTTGGCTGTAAGGTCGTTCACGCGATTGGCATTGTGGACCGGCTGCAGGGCGGGCAGGAGGCTTTTGAGGCTCGTGGAATTCCGTTTTCAACTTTGTTTACTGTCCAGGACTTTGGCATCGAGGTCCCGCCACGATAG
- a CDS encoding PSD1 and planctomycete cytochrome C domain-containing protein, protein MKMMYLLLFCLAFNLPAPADGDSQQRAQNHPATDSRNPSTLPTPTFEDDILPIFAEACLDCHGSETQEAQLDLRTATSTLQGGENGHGVVPGDPERSLMLDMIVRKQMPPDQTDLLTEDQISTIRRWIQAGIPAKETVVRLPPRTMIGESDRQFWAFQTPVKTVPPAVHMEHRVRTPIDRFLLKQLEENHTSFAADADNATLLRRAHLALTGLPPSPEQLEDFLADQRPNAWNLLIDRLLESPRYGERWGRHWLDAVGYVDNRLFDGDLGTIYPNEGIWRYRDYVVDSLNADKPYDQFLTEQLAGDQLVDWKNADELTPEMSEKLIATGFFRSIEDATSEAQYGLAKRYEVVFDTMTMLTSAVMGLTIECCRCHNHKFDPLPQRDYYRLMAFLEPALNPHDWLTPQERWLPTVSAKRRKQIDTHNETVRKQIEKLTKTRDKAESNDTAAVSRLTQQIQQLEQTKQSYGKIQALWDTKTMPQSRILRRGQVEAAGMVVQPGFPEVLSQDSESVRRPDETGNDSTGLRLALARWLTNPKHPLTARVIVNRVWHHHFGTGIVATPGNFGHTGSLPTHPRLLDWLSVDFIEHGWSLKRLHKQIMTSTSYRQSSLPAANETMPDRPGEWLLATMPLRRMESEIIRDCILAVSGRLDSTRGGPSVMVTTPVDGLSRIEQNPTPTSHHRRSLYVFARRVYPLKFMEVFDSPIMPVNCTKRMTSTTVLQSFTQLNDSFMLENAAAAARRIRRRAEHDISEQIDAAFRLILSRPPDTTELQRCTDYFKSRHTADSDAALDGLCHMLLCTNEFLYIH, encoded by the coding sequence ATGAAAATGATGTACCTGCTGTTGTTTTGCCTGGCATTCAACCTGCCGGCACCCGCCGATGGCGACAGCCAGCAACGTGCGCAGAATCATCCCGCGACTGACTCTCGCAATCCCTCGACGTTGCCCACGCCAACATTCGAAGACGACATTCTGCCAATCTTTGCCGAAGCCTGTCTGGACTGCCACGGAAGCGAGACACAGGAAGCCCAGCTCGATCTTCGGACAGCCACGTCGACTCTGCAGGGCGGCGAAAATGGTCATGGAGTCGTACCTGGCGACCCGGAACGCAGCCTGATGCTGGATATGATCGTTCGAAAGCAAATGCCTCCCGACCAAACGGATCTGCTGACAGAAGATCAGATCAGCACAATTCGTCGATGGATTCAGGCGGGGATCCCGGCAAAGGAAACAGTCGTTCGGTTGCCGCCGCGCACAATGATTGGCGAATCCGACCGACAGTTTTGGGCATTTCAGACACCTGTGAAAACAGTCCCCCCTGCGGTACACATGGAACACCGGGTGCGAACACCCATTGATCGTTTTTTGCTGAAACAACTGGAAGAGAATCACACCTCATTCGCGGCGGATGCTGACAATGCCACTCTGTTGCGGCGTGCCCATCTGGCCCTGACCGGCCTGCCGCCATCCCCCGAACAGCTTGAGGATTTCCTGGCCGATCAGAGGCCGAATGCCTGGAATCTGCTGATCGACCGTCTGCTGGAATCACCACGATACGGCGAACGCTGGGGTCGACACTGGCTGGATGCGGTGGGCTATGTAGACAATCGCCTGTTCGACGGCGATCTGGGCACGATCTATCCCAATGAAGGCATCTGGCGTTATCGCGACTATGTGGTCGACAGCCTGAATGCCGACAAACCGTACGATCAGTTCCTGACAGAACAACTGGCCGGAGACCAGCTTGTCGACTGGAAAAATGCGGACGAACTGACCCCCGAAATGTCGGAGAAACTCATTGCCACCGGGTTCTTTCGCAGCATTGAAGATGCCACCAGCGAAGCTCAGTACGGACTGGCTAAACGATATGAAGTTGTTTTTGACACGATGACCATGCTGACGTCAGCCGTCATGGGACTCACCATCGAATGCTGTCGCTGCCACAATCACAAGTTCGATCCCCTGCCTCAGCGGGATTACTACCGGCTGATGGCGTTCCTGGAACCCGCGCTGAATCCTCACGACTGGCTCACTCCTCAGGAACGCTGGTTGCCAACCGTTTCCGCGAAACGCAGAAAACAGATCGACACTCACAATGAGACCGTCCGGAAGCAAATCGAGAAATTGACCAAAACACGTGACAAAGCAGAATCAAACGACACGGCGGCCGTCAGCAGACTCACCCAACAAATTCAACAGCTGGAACAGACCAAACAGTCTTACGGAAAAATTCAGGCCCTGTGGGACACAAAAACCATGCCTCAGTCCCGCATCCTGCGACGAGGACAGGTCGAAGCAGCCGGGATGGTTGTGCAGCCCGGGTTTCCTGAAGTTCTGTCTCAGGACAGCGAATCGGTCCGGCGGCCCGACGAAACAGGTAATGATTCCACCGGACTGCGTCTGGCACTGGCCCGCTGGCTGACGAACCCGAAACATCCGCTGACCGCACGCGTGATCGTGAATCGTGTGTGGCATCATCATTTTGGTACCGGAATCGTGGCCACCCCCGGCAATTTTGGACACACGGGCAGTCTGCCCACCCATCCCCGTCTGCTGGACTGGCTGTCTGTGGACTTCATCGAACACGGCTGGAGTCTCAAACGTCTCCACAAACAGATCATGACATCTACCAGTTATCGGCAGTCGTCACTGCCGGCAGCAAACGAAACAATGCCTGACAGACCAGGTGAATGGCTGCTGGCAACCATGCCACTGCGGCGAATGGAATCAGAAATCATTCGCGACTGCATCCTGGCCGTCAGCGGTCGACTGGACAGCACCCGCGGCGGACCATCGGTGATGGTCACCACCCCGGTCGACGGATTGTCGCGGATTGAACAAAACCCCACCCCCACCAGTCATCACCGCAGAAGCCTGTACGTGTTCGCCAGACGCGTGTATCCGCTCAAATTTATGGAAGTGTTCGATTCTCCCATTATGCCCGTCAACTGCACGAAACGCATGACATCCACCACCGTGCTGCAGTCGTTTACTCAGCTCAATGACAGCTTTATGCTGGAAAATGCGGCTGCCGCCGCCCGACGCATTCGCAGGCGGGCGGAACACGATATCTCCGAACAGATTGATGCGGCGTTTCGACTGATCCTTTCCAGGCCGCCTGACACTACAGAATTGCAGAGATGCACTGATTATTTTAAATCCCGGCACACAGCTGATTCCGACGCAGCCCTGGACGGACTGTGTCACATGCTTTTGTGTACCAACGAATTTCTTTACATCCACTGA
- a CDS encoding DUF1501 domain-containing protein, whose amino-acid sequence MQTSSSRRDMLVQSGRGFGSLALAGLMNEQGLLGAHSSTLPSTLTPRRSDVPPRAKAVIQLFQNGGPSQMDLFDEKPELTRRNGEPHPGDVETFQLGNKNVLLKSPFRFRRHGECGMNLGETIPQIASIADDICLIRSMYTENNNHPFAINMMQSGKTFAGRPAMGSWVCYALGSENHNLPGYVVLRDPAGYNTSGKMVWASGWLPSIFQGTEFSSAGTPVHHLDRPESVSAESRQQSLKLLADLNRRHQQRYPGNSELDARIQNFELAARMQMEATSVLDVARESQTTRTLYGLDNPTTAPYGLRCLMARRLVENGVRFVQVFPPLNPSNQPWDNHKNLEGQLPQICAQVDGPSAALITDLQQRGLLDDVIVLWTGEFGRLPITENANGRDHNRHAFSLFLAGGGFRSGHQMGQTDEFGYAAIEQRVSVPDLHATLLHQLGIDHTQLSYVHNGRAERLTDPEVTKARIVKEIIA is encoded by the coding sequence ATGCAGACGTCATCCTCACGCCGCGATATGCTCGTCCAGTCAGGCCGAGGCTTTGGTTCACTGGCACTGGCAGGTCTGATGAACGAACAGGGGCTGCTGGGCGCCCACTCGTCCACCCTGCCAAGCACGCTGACGCCCCGACGGAGTGACGTGCCGCCCAGAGCCAAAGCCGTGATTCAGCTTTTTCAAAACGGTGGTCCGTCGCAAATGGACCTGTTCGATGAAAAACCCGAACTCACACGGCGCAACGGTGAACCCCATCCTGGCGATGTGGAAACCTTTCAGCTGGGAAACAAAAACGTCCTGCTCAAAAGCCCGTTCCGCTTTCGTCGGCACGGTGAATGCGGAATGAATCTGGGTGAAACGATTCCGCAGATTGCGTCCATCGCTGACGACATCTGTCTGATCCGCTCAATGTACACCGAAAACAACAACCACCCGTTCGCAATCAACATGATGCAGTCCGGCAAAACGTTCGCCGGAAGACCGGCGATGGGATCGTGGGTGTGCTACGCCCTGGGCAGTGAGAACCACAACCTTCCCGGCTATGTGGTTCTGCGTGACCCCGCCGGCTACAACACGTCCGGAAAAATGGTCTGGGCCAGTGGCTGGCTGCCGTCCATCTTCCAGGGAACCGAATTCAGTTCCGCCGGGACACCCGTTCATCATTTGGATCGTCCCGAATCCGTGTCGGCCGAATCGCGGCAGCAAAGCCTGAAACTGCTGGCCGACCTGAACCGACGACACCAGCAACGCTACCCCGGCAACTCCGAACTGGATGCCCGGATTCAGAACTTCGAACTGGCTGCCCGCATGCAGATGGAAGCCACCAGCGTGCTGGACGTTGCCCGGGAATCGCAAACAACACGAACCCTGTACGGACTCGACAACCCCACCACGGCTCCCTACGGGCTTCGGTGCCTGATGGCACGCCGCCTGGTGGAAAACGGGGTGAGATTCGTGCAGGTCTTCCCGCCGCTGAACCCTTCCAATCAGCCGTGGGATAATCACAAAAATCTTGAAGGACAGCTGCCACAGATTTGTGCCCAGGTCGACGGCCCCAGCGCCGCACTGATCACCGATCTTCAGCAGCGCGGACTGCTGGACGATGTGATTGTGCTGTGGACCGGAGAATTCGGTCGCCTGCCCATCACCGAAAACGCCAACGGTCGTGACCACAATCGCCACGCCTTCAGTCTGTTTCTTGCCGGAGGAGGATTTCGTTCCGGACATCAAATGGGACAGACGGATGAATTTGGTTACGCAGCCATTGAACAGCGTGTGAGTGTCCCCGATCTGCACGCCACACTGCTGCATCAGCTGGGCATCGATCACACGCAGTTGTCGTACGTCCACAACGGACGAGCCGAACGTTTAACCGACCCCGAAGTCACCAAAGCCCGAATCGTCAAAGAAATCATCGCCTGA